A portion of the Homalodisca vitripennis isolate AUS2020 chromosome 2, UT_GWSS_2.1, whole genome shotgun sequence genome contains these proteins:
- the LOC124355524 gene encoding uncharacterized protein LOC124355524, which yields MYSENLKASSFYLSLVFLLSVIAINANEEVPDADVRVNRLSEQVLAVLEHYKSSDPVGLPGAPIPDPMPIPDMKTSIALGTLTLKEQSVYGLSKFRIEFANSNLGDMEVFIGLSVDVLQVLGNYSLGSFWSRSEGASNITLKGLYAEGIAKLEVAREGHLEATEILLDLTVADIDVHLENRGLLGSMFQGFLNTIGTFVFETMKPFILNKVNTNVLGDVNKNLRGFKMTFPNSLAPVDMGFAEGRKIVRKMGYDPYKIKDFTHTTGILGLEVTQIWVSGLATFHRVGNITVTMENKTVYFEASVGTQQLEGRCHWEISMAGLLSTTGKVSFTIEYLEVNAKVNQSLDVRNRPNLEDLQITLGNFQLQFDGIGTLDYVIEAIVNILPNLLRHQIMLAIEEPLKIKMQEIFSDIDVEKTIKKELQQLDDVENENQEHSLERPPHEEGLTVDESRLDESIF from the exons ATGCCAATGAAGAGGTGCCAGATGCTGATGTACGAGTCAACCGGCTCAGTGAGCAGGTATTGGCAGTGCTCGAACACTACAAGTCCTCAGATCCCGTGGGACTGCCTGGAGCACCTATCCCGGACCCAATGCCAATCCCAGATATGAAGACTAGCATAGCCCTTGGGACTCTAACTTTAAAAGAACAGTCTGTTTATGGGCTATCAAAATTTCGGATAGAGTTTGCCAATTCAAATCTTGGTGACATGGAG GTGTTTATTGGATTGAGCGTGGACGTTCTTCAGGTTCTAGGAAACTACTCACTTGGTTCTTTTTGGTCAAGAAGTGAGGGTGCATCCAACATTACCCTGAAAGGCCTGTATGCTGAAGGCATTGCTAAGCTGGAGGTAGCAAGAGAGGGTCACCTAGAAGCCACAGAAATCTTACTGGATCTGACCGTAGCGGACATCGATGTGCACCTTGAGAATCGTGGCTTACTCGGCTCCATGTTTCAAGGGTTTTTAAATACGATCGGTACTTTTGTATTTGAAACTATGAAGCCTTTCATATTGAACAAGGTTAATACTAATGTCTTAGGAGATGTCAACAAAAACTTGAGAGGTTTTAAAATGACTTTTCCCAATTCTTTGGCACCTGTAGATATGGGTTTTGCTGAAGGAAGGAAAATCGTTCGGAAGATGGGATATGATCCTTACAAGATTAAAGATTTTACCCACACTACAGGAATCCTGGGACTAGAAGTCACTCAAATATGGGTAAGTGGATTGGCAACGTTTCATCGAGTTGGGAACATTACTGTTACCATGgagaataaaactgtttatttcgaAGCCTCTGTTGGAACGCAACAACTTGAGGGACGATGCCACTGGGAGATTTCTATGGCAGGTTTGCTGAGTACTACAGGAAAAGTTAGTTTTACCATTGAATACTTGGAGGTCAATGCTAAAGTAAATCAGTCATTGGATGTAAGAAACAGACCAAACCTCGAAGATCTCCAAATTACTCTTGGAAACTTTCAGTTGCAGTTTGATGGCATCGGAACACTAGATTATGTGATTGAGGCGATTGTGAACATTTTACCAAACCTGCTACGCCACCAAATAATGCTTGCGATTGAAgaaccactaaaaataaaaatgcaagaGATTTTTAGCGATATTGATGTAGAAAAGAccataaaaaaagaattacaacAATTGGATGATGTAGAAAATGAGAATCAAGAACATTCCCTGGAAAGACCACCACATGAAGAAGGACTAACTGTAGATGAATCACGGTTGGATGAAAGTATTTTCTAG